A window of Haliscomenobacter hydrossis DSM 1100 contains these coding sequences:
- a CDS encoding T9SS C-terminal target domain-containing protein yields the protein MFRPLLPTILVLLFIQTGHAADYYWVGGSGDWSDISHWATTSGGATRHNVVPTPNDRVFFDANSFTAPGQTINVNNQSIFCLDMIWDGVSNNPTFSAPANFILNVSGSLRLNANMVFSFRGAVNFLANTSGHTINMAGHRIRQTTTFAGLGGGWTLTGPMQVDTTLFIKAGSLNTGNQNISCLKLFVTPTSSVSLNLGSSRITVSGRYYRRYEWWQQDSAVVEFNRTNLTVTPGTSIIDLTSDKPLLRATGMGNVNLATVLYSNALGSGKFEVDNGGTAALLRLDMRNDSEVKGTASFDELILGPGKSFKFQAGFTYKLKKLFAIGLCTTPIQVFSSTSGTQVTFEAPADSITGNFLSLKDVRGTGGAQFVARNAADLGNNTGWTIVPKSNNNLFWVGGSGNWSNPARWSFTSGGAGGACVPTAGDNVFFDANSGNGITVTIDVENAYCRNMTWTGVLGTPTLSGAKEKGIHVFGSLTFVPNLRQNHLGDFFFEGANAGNLITSAGRIFNKDIYVDGSGTWSLADSLSVFNTFYFNQGDFNTANQRVFARNFLSRESKLRKLTLGSSLWTMRNREPQNYNILDWNINPISLILDAGNSTINFSNLYGYMTANPTGPELKYNVVLFSGGDGTLNNSFRQKQSFDTISCVTTLWDYGSNSSNVVIMRNVNYAFQINAQDTFTLGTLIVPDLCTGMVELRSSANGGHAFLKTTQSITLQRVMIQDINRIGVGTATANNSIDLGNNQGWSIVEALGRDLYWVGRGGNGDWFDPVNWSLSSGGPGGECIPTAKDNVFFDANSFNGPNQRVNNPSRFAYCKNMSWNGVTNNPIFSMWVLNAFGSVDLPNKTPGSYLSEISFRSPEKNRTILTRGFDAFNVFFRSEGSWILQDTLSAYYISMQSGEFNSNDKPVTTNYFYMSHYGFNFQTLKMGKSHWRINGNGDVNTFNFNFYVGPNARVDAGTSLLEFTNTLPVYVTYADVKFYNVLFSNAEGTATLRSHYEPFNTNIPPKVSTFNKIEIRNNGVILGKNVIDSLIFTAGKTYTLDVAQSQTVNKYFQVIGNNCSPIELRSTVAGNKAIVNMNGGVVLGDFIQMRDQRGVGSTKFFAGANSTNINNSNENWIFDSPVDYVDEGILGKDVVLCKNNSLTLDANTYNTSERYLWSNGSTQATLPVNRAGTYHVAVTYGNGCVLRDTVRILPADDFTPNLINDTTLCSGQSLVLDADLNLVGATYQWQDGSTSASINATQAGKYKVIVELSGCTATDSTTVRIISPAAINLGRDTTICDGQSLTLDASKAGGRTYLWSDGSTADTLRASTAGLFWVEVNDGQCTARDSIVISVLPSLGLSLGRDTSFCEAASFDLRSNLGNAVYRWQDGSSNATFRATTAGVYWLEATANGCTERDSINLVIQALPRFELGGDTTLCVGAIFNLVGQVNTPGNVTYRWSTGSTNSGINVQSGGVYTLTTTLNTCTFSDQRRFNFNQGPSFELGVNRGFCIGEAYTMDVANIGATYLWNTGATASRIRVTQTNTYYVDVSLNGCTKRDSILVSFAPTFRYSLGRDTTLCAGESLLLNASRVNATYRWNNGNTTATRTLTQTETVWSDVTVEGCRVRDSIKVQFIDLPRGLLGRDTSLCDGQSLPLQVNVPGATIRWQDNSSANIFTVTQGGLYSVRASAGRCSVADSIRVDYKPIPLFSLGRDTILCNNETLNLNPSVAGGTYRWNDGQSTISRQINQSGTYSLAIDLNGCSRSDTVAVQVVNLPPRLLANDTTLCEGRTLTLQLQVPGVNYLWQDGSNTPRFVVNSAGTYWAQASAGRCQIRDSIQIGYNPLPRFNLGKDTVLCSGENLTLLAFTGADQVIWNTGSSPSPSISVTNTGVYSARAILNNCSFADSIKVDVKAIPTVTLGPDTLVCDDKPHLLRASASTGAQLLWQDGSSQSSLSTTTPGTYWVRASNDRCASSDSLELSFRQCIVFKAFTPNAFSPNGNTTNDVFRPLINEFVQVNGYELQVFDRWGGQVFRSTDINTGWDGLIRGQQAPQGVYIYWFKIEYVDDKGAGSELIRGEVSLIR from the coding sequence ATGTTTAGACCCCTATTGCCAACGATTTTAGTCCTTTTATTCATACAGACTGGGCATGCTGCCGATTATTACTGGGTTGGCGGCAGCGGCGATTGGTCGGATATCAGCCACTGGGCAACTACGAGCGGGGGGGCTACCCGGCACAACGTAGTGCCAACACCCAACGATCGAGTGTTTTTTGATGCCAACTCCTTTACTGCTCCCGGTCAAACGATCAATGTCAATAACCAGTCAATTTTTTGTCTGGACATGATTTGGGACGGGGTGAGCAACAATCCCACTTTTTCTGCACCAGCCAACTTTATACTCAACGTATCGGGTTCTTTGCGACTCAATGCCAATATGGTTTTTTCGTTCAGGGGTGCAGTCAATTTTTTGGCCAATACTTCTGGACATACCATCAATATGGCAGGACACCGCATTCGTCAAACGACAACTTTTGCGGGTTTGGGTGGTGGATGGACACTGACCGGACCCATGCAAGTGGATACCACCTTGTTCATCAAAGCGGGGAGCCTCAATACAGGAAATCAAAACATCAGTTGCCTCAAACTCTTCGTTACACCAACTTCGTCGGTGAGTCTGAATTTGGGCAGCAGTCGGATCACCGTGAGTGGAAGGTATTACCGTCGTTATGAATGGTGGCAACAGGATTCTGCTGTAGTTGAATTTAACCGAACTAACCTCACGGTTACGCCAGGTACATCAATTATTGATTTGACCTCGGATAAACCTTTACTTCGGGCTACTGGAATGGGGAATGTAAATTTGGCCACCGTACTCTATTCCAATGCCCTCGGATCGGGTAAGTTTGAGGTGGACAATGGCGGGACTGCTGCCCTTCTGCGTTTAGACATGCGCAACGATAGTGAAGTCAAAGGGACTGCTTCTTTTGATGAATTGATTTTGGGTCCAGGTAAAAGTTTCAAATTTCAGGCAGGCTTTACCTATAAGTTGAAAAAATTGTTTGCGATTGGACTTTGCACCACGCCCATTCAAGTGTTCAGCAGCACTTCGGGTACTCAAGTTACTTTTGAAGCACCAGCTGATTCGATTACGGGTAACTTTCTTTCGCTGAAAGACGTGCGCGGTACTGGTGGTGCGCAGTTTGTGGCGCGTAATGCAGCAGATCTTGGCAACAATACTGGCTGGACCATTGTACCCAAATCCAACAATAACCTCTTTTGGGTGGGCGGATCTGGCAACTGGAGTAATCCGGCCCGCTGGTCTTTTACCAGCGGCGGCGCGGGTGGTGCTTGTGTACCTACTGCAGGCGACAACGTGTTTTTCGATGCCAACTCCGGCAATGGCATCACCGTAACCATCGATGTAGAAAATGCCTATTGCCGCAATATGACCTGGACCGGGGTCTTGGGTACACCAACCTTGTCAGGTGCCAAGGAGAAAGGGATACATGTATTTGGGTCATTGACTTTTGTACCCAACTTGCGCCAAAACCACCTGGGAGACTTTTTCTTCGAAGGAGCCAATGCGGGCAATCTCATCACCTCTGCAGGCCGCATTTTCAACAAGGATATTTATGTGGACGGCTCGGGAACCTGGTCTTTGGCTGATAGTCTTTCGGTATTCAATACCTTTTATTTCAATCAGGGAGACTTCAATACGGCTAACCAGCGCGTTTTTGCACGTAATTTTTTGTCCAGAGAGAGTAAATTGCGCAAACTTACCTTAGGCAGCAGTTTGTGGACCATGCGCAACCGTGAGCCCCAGAACTACAATATTCTGGACTGGAACATCAATCCCATCAGCCTTATACTGGATGCTGGAAATTCCACCATCAATTTTAGCAATCTGTATGGGTACATGACGGCGAATCCAACCGGGCCAGAGTTAAAATACAACGTCGTACTTTTTTCAGGAGGAGATGGCACCTTGAATAATTCTTTTCGCCAAAAACAGTCGTTTGATACCATTAGTTGTGTCACTACGCTTTGGGATTACGGGAGCAATTCCTCCAATGTGGTGATCATGCGGAATGTCAACTACGCTTTCCAAATCAATGCACAAGACACTTTTACGCTGGGAACGCTCATTGTACCCGATCTTTGTACCGGTATGGTCGAACTGCGTTCGTCAGCGAATGGTGGCCACGCATTTTTGAAAACTACCCAATCGATTACACTTCAACGCGTGATGATTCAGGACATCAATCGGATTGGAGTGGGTACGGCTACGGCCAACAACTCGATTGATTTGGGAAACAACCAGGGTTGGTCCATAGTCGAAGCCCTTGGGCGCGATCTGTACTGGGTCGGTCGTGGAGGCAATGGCGACTGGTTTGATCCGGTCAACTGGTCTTTAAGCAGCGGTGGTCCTGGCGGGGAGTGTATTCCTACGGCTAAAGACAATGTCTTTTTTGATGCCAATTCGTTCAATGGACCGAATCAAAGAGTGAACAATCCTTCCCGTTTTGCCTACTGCAAGAACATGTCCTGGAACGGGGTGACCAATAACCCCATTTTTTCCATGTGGGTCCTCAACGCCTTTGGTTCAGTGGATTTACCCAACAAAACCCCAGGCTCTTATCTTTCTGAAATCTCCTTTCGGTCTCCAGAAAAAAATCGAACCATTCTTACCCGGGGATTTGATGCGTTTAATGTCTTTTTCAGAAGTGAGGGTTCATGGATCTTACAAGATACGCTAAGCGCATATTACATCTCCATGCAATCTGGTGAGTTTAACTCTAATGACAAACCAGTGACAACGAATTACTTCTATATGTCTCATTACGGATTTAATTTTCAAACTTTAAAAATGGGGAAAAGCCATTGGCGAATCAATGGAAATGGAGACGTTAATACTTTCAATTTTAATTTTTATGTTGGGCCAAATGCGCGTGTAGATGCTGGCACTTCTTTGCTGGAGTTTACCAATACACTACCTGTATATGTTACCTATGCTGATGTGAAATTCTACAATGTGTTATTCTCCAATGCAGAAGGTACTGCTACCCTGCGCAGCCACTACGAGCCATTCAATACCAACATCCCACCTAAAGTGAGTACCTTCAACAAAATAGAAATTCGCAACAACGGGGTTATCCTGGGCAAAAATGTAATTGACTCCTTGATCTTTACGGCTGGTAAAACCTATACCCTGGATGTAGCCCAGTCCCAAACGGTTAACAAATATTTCCAGGTGATTGGCAACAACTGTAGTCCCATTGAATTGCGCTCTACAGTGGCTGGCAACAAAGCCATCGTCAACATGAATGGCGGCGTAGTATTGGGTGATTTTATCCAGATGCGCGACCAACGTGGAGTTGGGTCTACCAAGTTTTTCGCGGGAGCCAACAGCACCAACATCAACAACAGCAATGAAAACTGGATTTTTGACTCCCCGGTAGACTATGTCGACGAGGGCATTTTGGGCAAAGATGTGGTGTTGTGTAAAAATAACTCACTCACCCTCGATGCGAATACTTACAACACCAGTGAAAGATACCTGTGGAGTAACGGTAGTACCCAGGCTACCTTACCTGTCAACCGGGCAGGCACGTACCATGTGGCGGTTACGTATGGCAATGGTTGTGTCCTGCGGGATACCGTCAGGATTTTGCCCGCCGACGATTTTACCCCCAATCTGATCAATGATACCACCCTGTGCTCCGGTCAAAGTCTGGTGCTGGACGCGGATTTAAACCTGGTCGGTGCAACTTACCAATGGCAGGACGGTTCTACCAGTGCCAGCATCAATGCCACCCAAGCCGGGAAATACAAAGTGATTGTTGAATTGTCGGGCTGTACGGCTACTGATTCTACTACGGTGCGCATCATCAGCCCCGCTGCGATCAATCTGGGGCGAGATACCACCATTTGCGATGGGCAATCGCTCACACTTGATGCGTCAAAAGCTGGCGGGAGGACTTATTTGTGGAGTGATGGCAGTACTGCCGACACTTTGCGAGCCAGCACGGCTGGTCTCTTTTGGGTGGAGGTCAATGATGGGCAATGTACTGCTCGCGATTCCATAGTGATCAGTGTACTTCCTAGCCTGGGTTTGAGCCTGGGGCGGGATACCAGCTTTTGTGAAGCAGCCAGTTTTGATTTGCGTTCTAACCTGGGCAATGCGGTATACCGTTGGCAAGATGGAAGTAGCAATGCTACTTTCCGGGCAACTACGGCAGGCGTGTATTGGCTTGAAGCGACCGCCAATGGCTGTACCGAACGCGACAGCATCAATCTGGTTATCCAGGCTTTGCCGCGTTTTGAACTGGGCGGAGATACCACTTTGTGCGTTGGCGCGATCTTCAATCTGGTCGGGCAGGTCAATACACCAGGCAATGTCACGTATCGCTGGTCGACAGGAAGTACCAACTCCGGTATCAATGTACAATCGGGCGGGGTTTACACCCTGACCACTACCCTCAATACCTGTACATTCAGCGATCAACGCCGCTTTAACTTTAACCAGGGGCCTTCATTTGAATTGGGGGTCAATCGTGGGTTTTGTATTGGTGAAGCTTACACCATGGATGTTGCAAATATTGGAGCGACTTACCTCTGGAATACTGGTGCAACCGCTTCACGTATTCGGGTTACCCAAACCAACACTTATTATGTCGATGTTTCCTTGAATGGTTGTACCAAACGCGATTCGATCCTGGTCTCTTTTGCTCCAACTTTTAGGTATTCTTTGGGTCGAGATACTACCCTGTGCGCTGGAGAATCCTTGTTGCTGAATGCCAGTCGGGTCAATGCAACCTATCGTTGGAACAATGGCAATACTACCGCCACCCGCACCTTGACCCAAACCGAGACAGTATGGTCAGACGTGACGGTGGAAGGGTGCAGGGTGCGCGACAGCATCAAGGTGCAGTTTATTGATTTACCCAGAGGACTATTGGGCCGAGATACCAGTTTGTGTGATGGCCAAAGTTTACCTTTACAAGTCAATGTTCCGGGTGCGACGATCCGTTGGCAAGACAATTCGAGTGCCAATATTTTTACCGTCACTCAAGGAGGTTTGTATTCGGTGCGGGCGAGTGCGGGGCGTTGTAGCGTCGCTGATTCCATACGTGTAGATTATAAACCCATTCCACTGTTTTCACTTGGGCGGGATACCATTTTATGCAACAATGAAACGTTAAACTTGAATCCAAGTGTTGCTGGGGGTACTTACCGCTGGAACGACGGGCAGAGTACCATTTCTCGACAAATCAATCAAAGCGGTACGTATTCGTTGGCCATAGACCTCAATGGTTGTTCACGCAGCGATACCGTAGCCGTGCAAGTGGTCAATTTGCCGCCGCGTTTGTTGGCCAACGACACAACTTTGTGCGAAGGCCGCACCCTGACCCTGCAATTGCAAGTGCCTGGGGTGAATTATTTGTGGCAAGACGGCTCTAATACCCCTCGCTTTGTGGTCAATAGTGCGGGCACTTATTGGGCGCAGGCGAGTGCCGGGCGTTGTCAAATCCGGGATTCGATACAGATCGGCTACAATCCGCTTCCCCGTTTTAATTTGGGCAAAGATACGGTGCTTTGTAGTGGAGAAAATTTGACCTTACTTGCTTTCACAGGAGCTGACCAGGTGATTTGGAACACGGGATCATCCCCCAGCCCCAGCATCAGTGTGACCAATACCGGGGTTTATTCAGCCCGGGCAATCTTGAACAATTGCAGTTTTGCGGATTCCATCAAAGTGGATGTAAAGGCGATCCCTACGGTGACTTTAGGCCCAGATACCCTGGTCTGCGACGACAAGCCACATCTCTTACGGGCAAGTGCCAGTACGGGTGCACAACTCCTTTGGCAGGACGGCAGCAGCCAGTCGTCCTTGAGTACAACTACACCGGGTACTTATTGGGTCAGGGCGTCGAATGACCGCTGTGCCAGCTCCGATTCTCTGGAACTGAGTTTCCGGCAATGCATCGTGTTTAAAGCATTTACGCCCAATGCTTTTTCACCCAACGGGAATACCACCAACGATGTTTTCCGTCCTTTGATCAATGAATTTGTACAGGTCAATGGGTATGAGTTGCAGGTTTTTGACCGTTGGGGTGGGCAAGTATTCCGCTCTACGGACATAAACACGGGTTGGGATGGTTTGATTCGGGGTCAGCAGGCCCCACAGGGGGTGTACATTTATTGGTTCAAAATTGAATATGTGGATGACAAAGGTGCCGGAAGTGAGCTGATTCGTGGAGAAGTGAGCTTGATTCGCTAG
- a CDS encoding pyridoxal phosphate-dependent decarboxylase family protein: protein MSERISIPARGRNKDTILDELYKLHLNDVSWKEGRAWSMVYYVDQEHQQLLEQAYNSFFSENYLNPFAFQSLKKMELEVIQMTAGLLNGDENVTGTMTSGGTESIFLAVYTYRERARQLFPHIKQPEIVVSTTIHPAFEKAAHILNIVVKKAAVDQNLCAQPQALEKLISPNTILIAASAPTYPHGVLDPITEIASLAQARKIPFHVDCCIGGFMLPWVEKLGYPVAPFDFRVPGVTSISADVHKFGYGAKGASVLLYRNMNYLKHQFYVATDWPGGIYASPTLLGSRPGGAIAATWSAMQALGQDGYLRITQEIMLATSQIRKALEDIPEIIILGNPVMNILAYSTRDNQPDIFVIADQLEQKGWMLDRQQLPNSIHLTVMRQNISVIDQYLEDLKASIIFAKEHPAATAKGNAALYGLMARIPFRGMVEKNVRKIFEELYDFSKTAPLQDEETPSTLPPAPIWMGQLNRVLTAVVRVKGFWKKRR, encoded by the coding sequence ATGTCCGAAAGAATATCGATTCCTGCCCGTGGCCGCAATAAAGATACCATTCTTGATGAATTGTACAAATTACATTTAAATGATGTGTCCTGGAAGGAAGGCCGCGCCTGGAGCATGGTATATTATGTGGATCAGGAGCACCAGCAACTCCTGGAACAAGCTTACAACAGTTTTTTCTCTGAAAACTACCTCAATCCTTTTGCCTTCCAGAGTTTGAAAAAAATGGAACTGGAAGTCATTCAAATGACCGCTGGTTTGTTGAACGGGGATGAAAACGTAACCGGAACCATGACTTCAGGCGGAACCGAAAGTATTTTTCTGGCGGTGTACACCTATCGGGAACGGGCGCGCCAACTTTTTCCCCACATCAAACAGCCCGAAATTGTAGTGTCTACCACGATACATCCAGCCTTTGAAAAAGCCGCGCACATCCTCAATATTGTAGTGAAAAAAGCAGCAGTGGATCAAAATTTGTGCGCCCAGCCTCAGGCATTGGAAAAATTGATCAGTCCGAACACCATCCTGATTGCCGCCTCGGCACCAACTTATCCCCACGGCGTTTTGGACCCGATAACTGAAATTGCCAGCTTGGCACAAGCCAGAAAAATACCCTTTCACGTGGATTGTTGCATTGGAGGTTTTATGCTCCCCTGGGTGGAAAAACTCGGTTATCCCGTAGCGCCATTTGATTTTCGGGTGCCAGGAGTGACGTCTATTTCAGCGGACGTGCACAAATTTGGCTATGGCGCTAAAGGCGCTTCGGTATTGCTGTACCGCAACATGAATTACCTCAAACACCAATTTTATGTTGCCACTGACTGGCCTGGGGGGATTTATGCCTCACCTACTTTGCTGGGTTCTCGGCCAGGGGGTGCCATAGCGGCTACCTGGTCGGCTATGCAGGCCTTGGGGCAAGACGGTTATCTGCGCATCACCCAGGAAATTATGCTGGCAACCAGTCAAATCCGCAAAGCTTTGGAGGATATCCCGGAAATCATTATTTTGGGCAACCCGGTGATGAACATCCTTGCCTATTCAACGCGCGACAACCAGCCCGATATTTTTGTGATCGCCGATCAATTGGAACAAAAAGGCTGGATGTTGGATCGGCAACAATTGCCTAACTCCATTCATTTGACGGTCATGCGTCAAAACATTTCAGTAATTGATCAGTACCTTGAAGACCTCAAAGCTTCGATTATCTTTGCAAAAGAACACCCCGCAGCGACAGCCAAAGGCAATGCTGCCCTGTACGGACTAATGGCACGGATTCCTTTTCGGGGGATGGTAGAAAAAAATGTGCGCAAAATTTTTGAAGAGCTGTACGATTTTTCCAAAACAGCTCCGCTGCAAGATGAGGAAACTCCCTCTACTTTGCCTCCAGCACCGATTTGGATGGGGCAACTGAATCGGGTGTTGACCGCAGTGGTAAGAGTGAAGGGATTCTGGAAAAAAAGACGATGA
- a CDS encoding aldose epimerase family protein — MKSKQKTLIGVALLGLITLGCQSKPKEKSNTMDETSSESAAVYALPDPQKFNTTHEGKAIKLFILKNGPIQAAITNYGARMVGMLVPDKDGNPVDVLTGYNSIDEYLKQESYFGCVVGRYGNRIAKGKFTLNGKTYTLATNNGVNHLHGGPKGFCSKVWDAKQIDSSTVEFNYLSKDMEEGYPGNLQVKVTYSLTADRGVKIQYSATTDKPTVLNLTNHNYWNLDGERDTSINDHLLQIYASKYTPVDSTLIPTGELASVEGTPFDFRKPTAIGDRVNADHPQIKYGKGYDHNFVLIPQKVAAGELPLIATVQSAQTGIKMEVLTSEPGIQFYSGNFLTGSQVGKGGQAYVFRSSLCLETQHFPDSPNQPKFPTTTLNPGQTYATSTVYRFPAQ, encoded by the coding sequence ATGAAAAGCAAGCAAAAAACGTTAATCGGCGTAGCCCTGCTCGGTTTGATCACCCTGGGTTGCCAATCCAAACCAAAAGAAAAAAGTAACACTATGGATGAAACAAGTAGCGAAAGCGCCGCCGTGTATGCCCTCCCCGACCCACAAAAATTCAACACCACCCATGAGGGTAAAGCCATCAAACTGTTTATCCTTAAAAATGGCCCAATCCAGGCGGCCATCACCAATTATGGTGCGCGGATGGTTGGTATGTTGGTTCCCGACAAAGACGGCAACCCGGTTGATGTGCTGACGGGCTACAACTCCATTGATGAGTACCTCAAACAGGAATCGTATTTCGGTTGTGTTGTCGGGCGTTACGGCAACCGCATCGCCAAAGGTAAATTCACCCTCAATGGCAAGACCTACACCCTGGCCACCAACAACGGCGTCAACCACCTGCACGGCGGCCCCAAAGGTTTTTGCAGCAAGGTTTGGGACGCCAAACAAATCGACAGCAGCACGGTAGAATTCAATTATTTGTCCAAAGACATGGAAGAAGGTTACCCTGGTAACTTGCAGGTAAAGGTCACTTACAGCTTGACCGCCGACCGGGGCGTGAAAATCCAGTATTCCGCCACGACGGATAAACCCACCGTACTCAACCTCACCAACCACAACTACTGGAACCTGGACGGCGAGCGCGATACCAGCATCAACGACCATTTGTTGCAAATTTACGCCTCCAAATACACCCCGGTGGATTCTACCCTGATCCCTACGGGTGAGCTGGCTTCGGTAGAAGGGACTCCATTTGATTTCCGCAAACCTACCGCAATCGGTGATCGGGTAAATGCGGATCATCCACAGATCAAATACGGCAAAGGCTACGACCACAATTTTGTCCTGATTCCCCAAAAAGTTGCTGCCGGAGAACTGCCCCTGATCGCCACCGTCCAGAGCGCCCAAACGGGCATCAAAATGGAAGTGCTCACGTCGGAGCCAGGCATCCAGTTTTATAGCGGAAACTTTTTAACGGGATCACAAGTCGGCAAAGGCGGACAAGCGTATGTTTTCCGCTCATCTTTGTGCCTGGAGACCCAGCATTTTCCCGATAGCCCGAATCAACCCAAGTTCCCCACCACGACATTGAATCCTGGGCAAACGTACGCTACAAGTACCGTTTATCGTTTTCCGGCGCAATAA
- a CDS encoding arginine-tRNA-protein transferase domain-containing protein, producing the protein MILYPDSYLFSEENQLELNGQLIHHQHAWLLQIGDEELDLMFENGWRRAGNVFYRYSYDTHEDIASDGQPMQVLPLRIPVAEFTLTKSQAKIWRKNADFSWNLVSGRPSETHHELFLLHRERFERNAPDSIFDFITTTHESLPTRGLLLDVYDGDKLIASSLIDHTPKSMSSIYAMFHPDYGAYSLGVHTMLLEIYAARQLGVTFYYPGFAHHEPSFYDYKKRFNGLQWLDWRDAMDWLPYERLKGRTEKE; encoded by the coding sequence ATGATCTTATACCCCGATTCTTATCTCTTTTCCGAAGAAAACCAGCTGGAACTCAACGGCCAGTTGATCCATCACCAGCATGCCTGGTTGTTGCAAATCGGCGACGAAGAATTGGATTTGATGTTTGAAAACGGCTGGCGTCGCGCCGGAAATGTGTTTTACCGCTACTCTTACGATACCCACGAAGACATTGCCTCGGATGGCCAACCCATGCAAGTACTGCCCCTGCGCATTCCCGTAGCTGAATTTACCCTGACCAAAAGCCAGGCCAAAATCTGGCGTAAAAATGCAGATTTCAGCTGGAACCTGGTCAGTGGTCGCCCCAGCGAAACCCACCACGAACTCTTCTTGCTGCACCGCGAGCGCTTTGAGCGCAATGCGCCGGACAGCATTTTTGATTTCATCACCACCACCCACGAAAGCCTGCCAACACGCGGGCTACTCCTCGATGTGTACGACGGCGACAAATTGATCGCCTCCAGCTTGATCGACCATACCCCAAAATCCATGTCGAGCATCTACGCCATGTTTCATCCCGATTATGGAGCCTATAGCTTGGGTGTACATACCATGTTGCTGGAGATTTACGCGGCCCGACAACTGGGGGTTACCTTTTATTACCCGGGTTTTGCGCACCACGAGCCTTCGTTTTATGACTACAAAAAACGCTTCAATGGCTTGCAGTGGCTGGATTGGCGGGATGCCATGGATTGGTTGCCCTATGAGCGGTTGAAGGGGCGGACGGAAAAGGAGTGA